In the Necator americanus strain Aroian chromosome X, whole genome shotgun sequence genome, ATATGTAGTCAGAGCTAGGAATCTAGTGATTAGAGGAACTCTTCTGTTGAAATGCTCTTAGAATCGTTATGCTATTTAGTACCTTTTCCGGCCCATCTGAAGGCTTCTAAGTTCTCCATTGAGTACGTAGACCGTTTCAAAATCCTTGGTTTGCTGGTGGCCAGCGGTAGATGAGGCGTTCGTCATCGTGTGTGCTCAGCCGTTCTCTGTTCAGTGTGCTGTTCAGTGGACGGATTCTGTTACGGCCATTGCTTTcctggcatttttttttgtcttcctGTAATTTTGTCATTTCTTCGCATCTAATTATTGAGAATGTTGTGATAAAGGTGCTTCTTTTCACGGACctttgtttttacttcttccaTCCATAGCCGCGACTGCTTCTCTACCCTCTAATAGTACTATGTACCGAGCACTGAGCGAGCTGCCTTAACCATCTCACGACTTGCAAGCCACCATATACCTTCGTCGTTCTTTACACTTGGCGGTTGGATGAGATGACTTCGGTTTTTTCCCATTCAGTCGACACCACTTTGGTCTTCGTGGTTGTGCTTCAGAGGCGCGATTAAGAATAAAAGGACGATGCTGCGTTATGACCATTTTGTAGAGTTTGAGTATGACGTTCGCGTTTGTGATAAGCTTTCCGGTGAGCACGAAGTCAGTTTGCGTACTAGGGCGAACATCGGGGATTCTCacacactatttcctacaatcATCGTGCCTCATGAGTGCGCGTCGATTCTGGAAGACGCCCCAGCTTTTGGCTCAATTTCTTTTGACTCAACGCATCATACAGATGTGACAGGGATGTTTCGTCGGCCGGCGTGTCGCCGGTTTTCTCTTCCCCAATCCCATGAGATGGGATTTGCCTTGTTAGCCCTGACTGGAGATCTAAGTTGGGGTACATCGTGTagcgcagcgccttagaccactccgGCTTTTCTTCAGTgccttgtcgttttgactaaGTGCTAAGAACGAATGGTGTCGAGAATGTTCCATTTATCCCATCGACAGTCATCTTTAAtgttctgaagaagaaaaaataactaaagtaTTGTCTTCCAGAAGAGTAGTTCTACTTTAAACGATACATAACAAATGCTTACGACTTATTACCCATCCTAATATTTGCTTTCAAGGGTGGTCGAATTTTTGATATTGTTTGCAATATAGAATATCTAACGAGCAACTGTACACTTTTTGCTTGTTAGGAAGTTCTGACGAAAACCTCAAACCTCGTTTGTGAAACACTCAAACATTGAGGTAAAGTTTTGTTCGGGAAACATATCGCTATCACTGCTGCTGGGTGATTTCGGTGCAAATGAAGATGAGTGGTAGGCTTTCTGGTGATTTTAAAGGGGACGATGTGCATGGAAATCAAATATGCGTCTAACGCTCCACTTATTTTCATACGGATGTATGTTTCAGACGACTAAACATGCACatagctgtcactatcttATTACTTCACTTTGGCATGGTACAGAAAGAAACGGactgttgaaaattttttaaaaattaaaaaagggaCACTTTTAGTAGATTGACagctctttctttcttattcaTCGTCGAAAACTATCGatgacgtttttttaaaattattttctaaagtCGTGGGGGTCTAGCACATAGTGCGTCTTAACCATAATCCATAATAACCATAATCGTTGGCGTATGGTTGTTAGCTATTACTGCAGTTCTAAATAtaatcgttttcttttgttaactGAAACACAATGGGTTATTTCCACAAGGCATTGCTTTGTCACTCAAACAGAAGCACAAAAACAGGTAGGTAATGCAGTTGACATCACTTTCTTGATTATTTTCTGACATTGAGGAACGAATAATATTCAATAAGCTCAGCCGAGGACCGACTCCCCGTTGATGAATGGcgtttatttttgattgtgCTATTTCTCAAGAACGGCTCAGCTGCGTATCTATGCAGCTAAGCCGTTCTTGAGTTTTATGAAGTTATCTTTACAAACTGCTTTGTGTTGCTCTAGAAACCAGATTTGAacctttcctttctgttaCACTGAGAACGAAAGTAACAATTTTGTTTCTCCGATTTTTCTGCAccgatttttaattttctttttggtaaAATCTTCGTAGAATTATCCGCACATATAATCGAAAGTGATAAATGAAGTGCAATTCCgtttaaaaaagaggaagattgCAGAAGGAAAGTTTGCAATTTTGGATTTACTAGAAACAGCGCTAAGAGAAGCTTACcaaattttcagttttgtaTCGTTTgcattacttttttattgctGTTGTGTTTCACAACTCAtgttttatactttttttaaacaaatttcttcataGTTGCAAAGTATCATTTGCAAAAGCTGCACATGCATTGAACGTAACAAGATTCAATCACGGCCAGAAATTGATATTTAAGATCTAATAAAGTGTTGATTGGACGTTGAACACAAGTCTGTTTTTCACTTTCGAACAGCATAAATCTCGACGAATCATTGAAAAGCTTATGTTCCAAATCCTTTTCTGCTCATTACACGTACGGTTTTGCAATTGCTATTCGCGACATCCTATTCCTAAACATTACATTcttggggccgcgtatacgagtctgattggtACCTGGACGTGGTGgtcctgctttaactaaacgcaattaGGCGTTCgggtgtacgcattgggaacgtacgagctatataacccgcactgctatatggcgaaagattcccatacactacaaaaggtgctgtcatccagcacatcgccaaagcctaTAACCTGagaggtcaactgcctgaagggagtaTGGAATCTTttgcaacaaccattcgtttcgtcacgctgaaccgccgaacactatcgagtgaacttcaacaagccgccctgtctaggcttctgcgaCATCTCTGTGTggcttttgctgcactgcaggaaacacgcgtGAGAGATctgcccgt is a window encoding:
- a CDS encoding hypothetical protein (NECATOR_CHRX.G23888.T2), with translation MGGEGGVGGHLEDVAQEEQSRYCSDYDGGIATNGSILCKLSQKTEKVGQSYVQGRHKMRVIASGDGISPPIKGAIKNKRTMLRYDHFVEFEYDVRVCDKLSGEHEHIAKAYNLRGQLPEGSMESFATTIRFVTLNRRTLSSELQQAALSRLLRHLCVAFAALQETRVRDLPVISIENYTIYCGDADEKKVDG